The DNA region TCACGACCAAGCGCCGCGGCCTCGGGCTCGGCCTGGCGATCTCGCGGAAGGTGGTGGAGCAACTCGGCGGATCGATTTCCGTCGAGAGCGTGGTCGGCGAGGGCAGCTCCTTCACGCTCTCGTTCCCCCGCCTGACGCGCATCACCACGGGATGAGCACCACGCGGCAGGCGATCGTTGCCGATCGCCGTCGCCGCGTCCGGGCAAAACCAAAAGCCCCGCGGGACGCGCGTCCGGCGGGGCCTGGTCCGTTCGGTCGGCGTCGCGCGGGGCGCGCCGGGCTCGCGGGTGCTACTTGCGCGGCATCACGGCGTCCTTCATGGCCTTCACCACGGTCGCCTTGACGCGCGTCTTGGCCGGGATCTTGATCGGCTCGCCGGTGGCAGGGTTGCGGCCCATGCGCGCCTTGCTCTTGCGCACCGACAACTTCACCACACCGGGGAGCGTGAACTCGCCCGAGCGCTTGAGTTCCTTCTCGGCAAGCGCCGCGAGCTCGTCGAACCAGTCACGCACCTCGGTGCGCTTCACCTCGAACTTGTCAGCGAAGAACGCAAAGAGTGCCGACTTGGTCATCTTCTGGGCCTGGGCCATCCGCTTGTCTCCCCCCATTGCACGCACGCGATTTCTGAAGCGTGCCGCGAAGTCGTGGCGCGCGTGTCACGATTTCCGGCCAAAAACGCAATGGCGCCAATGCTAGCGACACGCGGAGCACGTGTCAATTGGGCGGGAATGGCCAAACTGCGCGATGTACACTCCATTCATGGCCAGTGGCGGCATCGAGACCTTTCCGAACCCGCGTCCAGGACGTCCGTACGAGATCGACACCCGTTGTCCCGAGTTCACGTCGATGTGCCCAAAGACGGGCTTGCCCGACTTCGGCGAGATCCGCATCACGTACGTTCCCGACGCGACCTGCATCGAGCTGAAGTCGCTCAAGTACTACCTCCTCGAGTTCCGCAACAAGGGCGTCTTCTACGAGGCGCTCACCAACCAGATCCTCGATGATCTCGTGGCGGCCTGCGCGCCCGTGCGCATGACCGTGGTGGGCGACTTCACGCCGCGCGGCGGCATCCGCACGACGGTGACGGCGACGTACACGAGGGACTGACGCGCGCCGGCCCTGGTGATCAGGGCTTGGGCCCTGGGCCTTGGGCCTTGGGCGTGCGACCTTCCGGCATTCCCGGCATTCCGGCATCGCGGCAGTGTCAGACCCGCAT from Luteitalea sp. TBR-22 includes:
- the queF gene encoding preQ(1) synthase, coding for MASGGIETFPNPRPGRPYEIDTRCPEFTSMCPKTGLPDFGEIRITYVPDATCIELKSLKYYLLEFRNKGVFYEALTNQILDDLVAACAPVRMTVVGDFTPRGGIRTTVTATYTRD
- a CDS encoding HU family DNA-binding protein — protein: MTKSALFAFFADKFEVKRTEVRDWFDELAALAEKELKRSGEFTLPGVVKLSVRKSKARMGRNPATGEPIKIPAKTRVKATVVKAMKDAVMPRK